ACGTGGCCATCACGCGGGGCCGGAGCCGAAGAACTCGTCCGGGCTCATGTGCCCGCCGAGCCGCGCCGCGCCGTAGAGCTGCGTCGCCACCTCGCCCGCGCCGACCAGCAGCACCGCCGCGCCGGTGAGGCGCAGCGGGTCCAGCAGCGCGCGGGCCGCGGCGCGGGCCTCGGACCAGGGCAGCACAAGGGCGGGGCAGGGCGCGCAGCCCGCGATCTGGCAGCCGGTCAGTTCCGCGAGATCCTCGCGAAAGAGCGCCGGCGGCTCGGCGGGCGGGGAGAAGCACAGAAGATGCACGTCGCGCATGGCGCGGAGCCGGGCACGAATCTGCCCGGGCATCGACAGCCGCCGCCCGAGGCCGAGCCCCAGCGCCTCCGGCAGGAAGGCCACGGCGCTTATGTCCGTGCCGCAGAAGGCACGCAGCGCGAGATAGTCCCTTGGCGCCATGCCAAGCTCGGCCGCGCGGCCCAACTGCATCCGGAGGGCGATGCCCGACGGGCCCTTGCGCGCGGCCTTCGCGCGGCGCCAGCGCTCGACGGCAAGCAGCGAGGCGGGCTCGAGCGCGGGGCCGCCATTGTGGCCGGCGGGAGGCGGGGCTGAAGCGGGGAATGGACGGTCGGGCATGGTCGTTCGGAACAGGGAAACACTCCTGCGGCAGATTTTACCTTCCGGTTTCGGGGTCAAGCACAGTGCCCGGTAAAACCCCGATATTGTCCCCGCTCTGTCCAAGTCCTGCCCCAATCCGGGGCGATACCAGTGTGCAAGACTGATAACGAGGTGATGGGTATGGATCGACTGACCGAAATGGAGGCCTTTGCCACGGTGGTGGACCAGGGTGGTTTCACCGATGCGGCGAAGAAGATGGGTATCTCGAAATCGGCGGTGTCGAAACATGTCTCCTCGCTGGAGGCCCGGCTCGGTGCACGCCTGCTGAACCGCACCACGCGCCGCGTCTCGCCCACCGAGATCGGCCTTGCCTATTACGACCGGGCGCGGCGGGTGCTGAACGACGCAGGCGAGGCCGATGCGCTGGTCACCTCGATGCAATCGGCGCCCTCTGGGCTGCTGCGCATCTCGGTCGCCACGGATTTCGGGGTGAACCACCTCAGCCCGGTGCTCGGAGAGTTCCTGTCGGAATTCCCGGACATCACCGTCAACATGGTGCTCAACAACCGCTACGTCGAGCTGATCTCGGAAGGCTTCGACATGGCGGTGCGGATCGGCGAGCTGGAGGACAGCACGCTGCGCGCCCGCAAGCTGACCGACACCACAAAGCGGATGATCGCCTCGCCCTCGTATTTCCAGCGCTTCGGCCGCCCGCAGCGGATCGACGACCTGAACGAGCACAAGCTCCTGCACTATTCCAACCAGTCCTCGGGCAACGTCTGGAAGGTGACCGCGCCCTCGGGCGAGAAGCGCCAGGTGCGCACCGCCGGCTGGCTCTCGGTCAACGACGGGCAGTCGCTGCTCAATGCCTGCATCGCGGGTCTCGGGATCGCCTACCTGCCGTCCTACCTCTACGCGGATGCGATGAAGCAGGGGCTGGTCGAGGACGCAATCCCCGATCTGCCGGTCGAGACGCAGGGCATCTACGCCGTCTACCCGCCGGGCCGCTTCACCCAGCCGAAGGTTCGCGCCTTCATCGATTTCCTCGTGCATGCCTTTGCCGAAAAGGGCCCGCACGACTGGTAACAGGTGTTTTCCTCGGGCGATCCTCGTAACGCCCTCCTGAGCCCCGGCCCCATGGTCGGGGCCTTTTTCTTTGCCGCGTGTCAGGGCAGGGGCGGGCACCCGCGCGGCTTCAGAGACTGGCCTCGTCCCGCGCGTGGTCCCGCCACGCGTCCTGCGTGTTGGCGAGGCCGGCAAAGAGGATCGAGCTGCGCCGCAGGATCAGCTCGATGCAGTGCTGCACGCTCGCCTCGTCGTAAATCGCCGGGCGCAGCCCGTGGGTGTAGATGGCGTAAAAGGCGGCCAGCGCCTCCTCGAGTTCCTCGCCGCTGCGATGGGCAAAGCGGCGCGAGTCGCGCATCGCCTGCAGCAGCGGAGAGAGCGCCTGCCTCAATTGCAGGCGGTTCTCGAATTCGGTTTCGGCAGGCCATTGCCAGAAATAGGCCTGCATCACGGCGAGAAGCCGCGGATCCTCGAGATCGCCCTGCACGTAGATGGTCACGATGTGGCGCAGCTTCTCGTCGAAACTGGCGTGCAGCGGGACGGAGCCGGAGAGCGCATCTATCTGAGAGGCATTGTTTTCATGGATCAGCGCGTAGAGCAGCCCGGCCTTGGAATGGAAATAGACGTTGATCATCGCATGGGTCACGCCGGCCAATCGGGCGATTTCGGTGACCGAAACGTTGTGATAGCCCTCTTCATCAAAGAGCTTGCGGGCAGCCGCCGTCAGGCGCGCGCGGGTAGCGGCGCTCTTCTCCTCCCGATTGCGGTGGCGGGGCGTCTTGCTGTCCATATGCCCGAGATTACGGCGCGAAGTAGGAAAGTCTATGACATTGTTATTAACAATGTTGAAAAACTGTCGCCTACGCTACATAAGCGCCGGCGGGTCACTAGTGCCCCGAGTATCTGGAGAGTCGTAATGGATAAGTTTGCCGAGCTGCGGGCATTCACGCATGTGATGGACCATGGCGGGTTCACCGCGGCGGCAGAGGCGCTTGGCATGTCCAAGGCGGCCGTGTCGAAGAACGTGGCCGCGCTGGAACGCCGGCTCGGGCTCAAGCTCTTCGAACGGACCACGCGGCAGGTGCGCCCGACGACCGAAGGCAACCATTACTACCGCTGGACCCGCCAGCTGCTCGCCGAGGCCGACTGGGCCGACACCTGCGCCCGCGCCCTTGCAGAGCCGCAGGAGGCCGCGCTGCGCGTCGCCGCGCCCTCCGAGCTGGTCGAGCACATGCTGCTGCCGCGGCTCGGCCGGTTCCTCGCCTCGCACCCGGACAGTTCCGTGGTCTTCGAGGCGCCGGGCTCCGAGGGCTGCGATCTCACCCTCAGCGCCGAGACCGGCGAGGACATGGACGGCCGGCCAATCGCGGTCAGCACCCACGTGGTCGTCGCCTCGTCGCTCTACCTCGCCACGCAGGGGCGGCCGGAAAGCGCCAGCGATCTCGCGTCGCACCGGCTGCTGCACCTGCCCTCCGAGCAGGAGGGGGTGATCTGGACCCTCACCGACCGCCGCGGCGCGGTCACGCCGGTCACCGCCGAGCGGCGGATCGAGATGGCCGACCCGCGCTCGGTGCTCGAGGCCTGCCTCGCCGGGCTCGGCATCGCCTGCCTTCCCGATTTCGTCGTGGGCCGCGATCTCAGCGTCGGGCGCCTGACCCGGGTGCTGCCCGAGTACGACTCCGCACGCCGGGTGATCCTGTCGCGCACCGAGACCGGCGGCCCCGCGCGCGAGCTGGCGATGAAGTTCGAATCCTACCTCGATTCCACGCTGCGTGACCAAGGCGCGGCGCTGGCCGGCCGCGCCGGCGATCTCGCGCCCTGAAGGGCCGCGTGACCGGTCTGCGGGCCGGTCATTCCACCGCGGGCAGCAGAACCACCTCGACGCGGCGGTTCTCCTCGCGCCCCTCTACGCTGAGGTTGCTCGCGACCGGGGCGAGATAGCCCGCGCCATCCGCCTCCATCTGGCTGCCGGGCACGCCCTTGCGCTCGAGGTAGCTGAGCGCCGCGCGGGCACGGCGCCGCGAGATTTCCACGTTTGCCGCCGCCGAGCCGGTCGCGTCGGTATGCCCGACGAAGAGCACGCGCCGCGCCGGATCGGCGGCGAGATAGGCCGCCAGCTCGTCGAGCGAGGCCACGTCGCCCGGCGCCAGCTCGTCCGCCCCGCTGGCGAAGGCGAGGTCCTTCAGCACCGCATGGCCCTCGGCCTCGAGCCGCCGGACGATGTCGGCGGTCGGGGTGGCGGTGACCGTGGCGGGCGCGCTGCCGTCGGCGGGGGCGGTCCCGGGCGCGGGGGCCTGCTCGGCGGGAATGCCCGGCGAGGTGCGGATGACCTGCACGTAGCCCGTCGCGGCGCTGCGGCTGACCAGCAGGGTCAGGAAATCCCCCTCGGGGCTGCGCGCGGACAGGAAGCGGAAGGCGCTGATGTCGACGTACATCGCCGGTCCGCGCATCACCTCGGCGGCGAAGCGGAAGTCGAAGCCGCCGCAATCGCGCGCGGAGCAGTCGAGCAGGACGGTCCAGCCGGCCTCCTCGAGCTGTGCGCGCAGCGGGTCCATGATCTGCAGCACGGTCATGCCGGTGGCGTCGATGCGCCAGGCCTGCCGCTGGATGTGCCCCTCGACGGTGCGGGTGAGCAGCCCCTCCATCTCGTTCCACGGCGCGATCGGCACCGCGTAGCTGCCGGGATCGGTGATGTATTCCTCGGCGAGCCGGGCGGTGCCGGGCAACGCGAGGTCGAAGGCCTGCGCCGGGACCGCGGCAAGCAGCGCGGCGGCCAGACCGGAGAGGAGGCGCTCAGCGCGCCTGCGCGTGGTACTCGTCATTCGGCCGCATGTCGGTGGCGCTGGCCACCCGGTTGGTCATGTTGAAGAAGGCGGCGACGTTGACGATGTCCCAGATGTCGCGCTCGGAGAACCCGGCATCGCGCAGCGCCTCGCGGTCGTACTCGGCGATCTCGGCGCTGCTCCTGGTCATCTTCTCGGTGAAGTGGAGCATGGCGCGCTGGCGGTGGTTGAGGTCGGCGACACGCCAGTTCATCACCAGCATCTCGCCCAGTTTCGGATCGCCCGAGAGCTCGCGCACGGCGGCGCCATGGGCGGTCAGGCAGTAGAAGCATCGGTTGATCGACGAGACCACCACCGCGATCATCTCGCGCTCGAGCTTGGTCAGCCCCGAATCCGCCAGCATCAGCTCGTTGTAGAGCCCGGTGAAGGCGTCGAGCTTGGCGATGTCGAAGGCATGGGCCTTCAGCACGTTCGGCACCATGCCCAGCCTGTCCTCGCAGATGTCGAAGTATTTCTGCGTCCGCTCCGGCAGCGGGTCGACCATCGGCAGGTCGAGGGCGGTGGGCAGGTCCTTGGTCATGCGGTCAGTTTCCCGGCTTGATGCGGTAATGGTACTGTCCCACAAGCGTCATGCCGAGGGAAGCGTAGAGCCCGTTCGCCGGGTCGTTGTCCCGCAGACAGGCCAGCGACATGTACTGCGCGCCCTTGCCCTCGGCCCAGATCGCGGCGCGGCGCATCATCGCGCGGCCGAGCCCCTTGCCGCGATGCGCCTCGAGCACCTCGAGCGCGTGCACCATGGCGATGCCGTCGTGGATGGCGCAGTAGCCCGCGCCGGCGGGCTTGTCCGACACCCGCCCGAAGATCGAGGTCTTGGGACCCATGGCGCGCTCCATCACGCCGACCCGCGCCGGGCCGATGCCGCCCGCCGCCCAGATCTCGCGCATCACCGCCAGCGGCTCCCAGAGCGCGAAGGCGCTCATCCGGTGCGGCTCGGTCTCGGTCAGCTTGCCGATCTTGCACACCCAGAGGTTCACCGGGTCGATGAGGTCGTAGCCGCGCGATTCCAGCGCCACGTCGAGGGCGGTCTCGCCGGCACGGATCATGAAGAGCGGCTCCTGCCGCATCATGCGCTGCGCCTGCTCGGCGGCCTGCAGGTCATCGGGGCTCCAGCCGTCCTCGGCGGTGATGCACGAGACGCGCTTGCCGCCGCCGCCGCCCTCGCGCAGCAGCCAGGGGCCGGCGGCCACCGTCGAGGCGGCGGGCCAGGTGTTGTCGAGCGTGGCGTAGAGGCGGGGAAGGTCTGGCGTCATTCTTGCACTCTGCCGGCGTCGCGCGGCGGGCAGGGCGCCCGCGCAGGCCGGAACGGGTTACGGTCTTTTGCCCTATCTATGGCGGCAGCGGCGCGCGAGGGCAATCATTGTCGGGCCGCAGCCGGTCACCGTTCGGGGAAGAGCGCCGCGAGCCGTGTCATTGCCGCATCGACCCGCGCGCCCTCGGCGCCGCGGATGACGATGTTGGCGCCGTAGATGCCGTCCTTCTGGAACGGGTAGGAGCCGATCGAGAGATCCGAGAACTCGGCCGCCAGCGCCGCCAGCGGCCCGGCGATCTCGCCCTCGCCGCGCTGGATGCGCAGCGACTGCGACAGGAGCGGCGCGCCGCCCGTCAGCGTCGGCAGGACGCTCGCCACCATCGCCTCGAAGACCGAGGGCACGCCGGCCATCACGTGCACGTTGCCGATGGTGAAACCGGGGGCGATCGAGACCGGGTTGTCGATCAGCGCCGCGCCCTCGGGGATGCGGGCCATGCGCTGGCGGGCCTCGTTGAACTCGGCGCCCTGGCGCTGGTAATGCGCGGCCAAGAGGTCATAGGCGTCCTGCCGCACGCCGATCGAGGCGCCGAAGGCCGCGGCCACGGCGTCGGCGGTGATGTCGTCATGGGTCGGCCCGATCCCGCCCGAGGTGAAGACGTGGTCGAAACCCGCGCTCAGCGCCTTCACCGCGGCGACGATGGCGGCCTGGTCGTCCGAGACCATGCGCGCCTCGCGCAGGTCGATGCCCTGCTTGGTCAGCGCCTGCGCAAGATAGTGCATGTTGGAATCGCGGGTGCGCCCCGAAAGGATCTCGTCCCCGATGACCAGCATTGCGGCGGTGGGATTGGCCATGGTCCTGCTCTCCTTGCGTGGCGTCTCGCCCTTGGTATAGGCGCAGGTCCGGCGCTTTCAAACCCCTTGGCTCACACGGCGATTTCGCGCGGCGCTCAGGACAGCCGGTGGCGGAAGAGCCAGGCGGCGAGCGGGAGTGTCACCGCCGCCACGCAGAGCAGCGGCACGAAGTCCCTGCCGACCTCTGCGAGGCCCGCGCCCTCGAGGTAGACGCGGCGCACCAGATCGACCCCGAAGCGCAGCGGGTTGGCATAGGTCGCCCATTGCAGCACCTGCGGCATGTTGCGCACCGGGGTCAGCAGCCCCGAGAGCAGCATCAGCGGCATGACGATCAGGAAGGTGTAGAGCATCGCCTGCTGCATGGTCAGCGCCACCGCCGAGATCGAGAGCCCAATTCCCACCGAGGCGAGGGTGAAGCTGGCGAGCCCGAGGTAGAGCAGCCAGACCGAGCCGACAATGGGAATGCCGAACCAGAAGAGGATGATGAGGAAGATCAGCGTCGATTGCAGGATGCCCACGGTCATCGTCGGCAGCGCCTTGCCGATGAGGATCTGCAGCGGCGTGAGCGGCGTCACGAGCAGCTGGTCGAAGGTGCCCTGCTCGCGCTCGCGCGCCACCGACAGGGCCGAGAGCAGCAGCGTCTGGATCATGCTGAGCGCGGCGATCAGCGGCGGCATCAGGTTCCAGCGCGACTCGAGGTTGGGGTTGAACCAGGCGCGGCGGTCGATGGTGACGAGCGGCGTGTCCCCGCGCGCGGCGTTGAACGCCGCGACCATGGCCGCGACCTGCGCCGAGGCGGCGCCGGCCGTAGCCGAGTTGCGCCCGTCGAGGATGACCTGCAGCGGCGCCTCCCGTCCCGAGGCGAGGCGGGCCTCGAAATCGGGCGGGATGGCCAGCACCAGCAGCGCGTCGCCGCTGTCGATCAGCGCGGCGATCTGGCCGGCGTTGGAGAGCGTCGCCTCGCGGGTGAAGACGCCGCCGCCGTCGAGCCGTGAGAGAAGCTCGGTCGAGGCCGCGCCGCGGCTCTGGTCGAGCACCGCGTAGGGCACGCGGGTCAGGTCGTAGGTCGCGCCGTAGCCGAAGAGCAGCGACTGCAGGATTGCCGGCATCAGCAGCAGGGCCCGGCTCGACGGGTCCTTGAAGAGGTCGCGGAACTCCTTGCGGATCAGCGCGGCGATCTGGGCGAGCCAGGCGAGGGCGGTCTCCATCGCTCAGTCCATCGTCTTGCGCAGGGCGCGGCAGGTGAAGGTGATCAGCACCGTGGCATAGAGCGACAGGATGACGCTCGAGCGCAGGATGTCGGGCCAGTAGTCGCCGGCCATGAACAGCGTCTTGATCAGCCCCATGAAATGCGTCGCCGGCAGCAGTTGCGAGATCACCTGGATCACCGCCGGCACGTTGCGCAGGTCGAAGACGAAACCCGAGAGCATGAGCGCCGGCATGAAGCTGACCAGCAGCGCGATCTGGCTGGCGGCGAACTGGTTGCGGGCCAGCGCCGAGATCAGCAACCCCAGAGAGAGCGACACCAGCAGGTAGAGCAGCGACACGGCGATGATGATCGCCAGCGAGCCGCGCATCGGCACCTCGAAGAGCCAGCGCGCGGCGAGAAGGCACATGGCAAGGTCGATGGCGCCGATGACCATGTAGGGGGCGAGCTTGGCCAGCACAAGCTCGAGCGGCCGCACCGGGGTGACGAAGATCGCCTCGAGCGTGCCGCGCTCCCATTCCCGCGCCACCAGCAGCGAGGTGAGGAAGGCACCGATCAGGGTCAGGATCAGCACCACCAGCCCCGGCACGAGGAACCATGTGCTCTCGCCCGGCTCGTTGAACCAGGTGCGCTGCACGATGACGACGCTGCCGCGCGCGGCGGACGTGCCGCCCATGCGCTCGGCGCGCTTGGCGAAGGGCACCGAAAGCGCGCCGCTCACGTAGCCCTCGATGGCGCTGGCGGTGGTGGAATCGACGCCGTTCAGGATCAGCTGCACCCGCGCCTCGCCAAGCGCGAGCTGGCGCAGGAAGTCGTGCGGCACGCGCAGGATCGCGTCGATCTCGCCCGCCATCATCCCCGCCTCGGCCTCGCGCATGTCGTGCATCCAGACGGGCGAAAGGTAGGGCGAGCCGGTCAGCCCCATGGCGGCCTCGCGCGCGGCGAGCGAGTTGTTCTGCATCACCACCGCGATGCGCGCGTCCTTCACGTCGAACGAGAGCCCGTAGCCGAAGAGCAGGATCAGCACCACCGGCAGCAGCAGCCCGACGAAGAGGTTGCTGCGGTCGCGCAGCAGCTGCCGCGTTTCCTTGCGCGCGAGCGCGCGCAGACGGGGAAGGAAGCCCGGCGCGCTCATGCCGCCGCCTGTCCCGCGCGCTGCGCCCGGGCCCGCTCGACGATGCCGATGAAGGCGGCGTTCATGTCGGCACCGCCCTCGGCCCCGGCCTTCTCGCGCACCTCCTGCGGCGTGCCGATCACCAGCATCTCGCCCGCGTCCTGGATCGCGATGCGGTCGCAGTACTCGGCCTCCTCCATGAAATGCGTGGTCACGATGATGGTCACGCCCGACCGAGCGAGCCCGGTGATGGTGCGCCAGAAGGCGCGCCGGGCCAGCGGGTCGATGCCGCTGGTGGGCTCGTCGAGGAAGAGGATCTGCGGCGCGTGCAGCAGCCCTGTCGCCATTGCGAGGCGCTGCTTGTAGCCCGCGGGCAGCAGGCCGCTGCGCGCGTTCGGGTCAAGGTCGAAGCGTTCCAGCGCGTCGCGCACCCGGCCGCGCAGCACCCGGCCGCGCAGCCCGTAGGCGCCGCCGAAGAACTCGAGGTTCTGCCGCACGCTGAGATTGCCGTAGAGCGAGAATTTCTGCGCCACGTAGCCGATCCGGGCGCGGGCGCGGGCACGGGCGGTGCGCAGGTCGCGCCCGGCCACCTCGAGCTTGCCCTCGGTCGCGGGCAGCAGGCCGCAGAGCATGCGGAAAGTGGTGGTCTTGCCCGCGCCGTTGGGACCGAGCAGGCCGAAGATCTCGCCCGGCATGACCTCGAAGGAGGTGCTGGCGACGGCGGTGAAATCGCCGAAGCGCCGCACGAGGCCCTGCACGGTGATGATCGGCTTGCCGGGATCGGGCGGCGTGGCGGGGGCCTCGGTCGCGGCCTCGGGCAGGGCGTGGTCGGGGCTGCCCTCGTGCTGGCGCAGCAGCAGCATGAAACTGTCCTCGAGCCCGGCGGGACGCGGCGTTGCGCCGGCACCGTCCAGCAGCGCGGCCAGCTTTTCGTCATCGGCCTGCGGCTGGCGCACGTAATGCACCGCGCCGCCATGCGGCGTCGCATCGGCCACCAGTTCGGGCGCGCCCAGCAGCCGCGCCTGCAGCTCGCGCGGGTGGATTCCCGCGGGCGGCGTGGCGGCGAAGGTCAGCCCCCGCGCGCGAAGCCGCAGCTCCTCTGGCGTGCCGCTGGCGAGGATGCGGCCCCGGTTCATCACGTGCACCTGCGCGCAGCGCGCCGCCTCGTCCATGTAGGCGGTGCTGACGATGACACTCAGCCCCTCGTCGTCGACCAGCTGCTGCACGATGGTCCAGAGGTCGCGGCGCGACAGCGGGTCGACCCCGACGCTCGGCTCGTCGAGCAGCAGCAGGTCCGGCGCGCGCACCAGCGTGCAGGCGAGCCCCAGCTTCTGCTTCATCCCGCCCGAGAGCTTGCCCGCGGGCCGCGCGGTGAAACGCGCCATGTCGGTCATCTCGAGCAGCCGGGCGAAGCGCGGGCCGCGCTCCTCGCGGGGCACGGCATGCAGGTCGGCGTAGAGGTCGAGGTTTTCCTGCACGCTCAGGTCCTCGTAGAGGCCGAAGCGCTGCGGCATGTAGCTGATCCGGTCCTGCACCCGCTGCGGATCGGCCGCGACATCGGTCCCGAGCACCTGAAGCTGCCCGCCGCCCGGCGTCAACAGCCCGGCGATCATCCGGATCAGCGTGGTCTTGCCCGCGCCGTCGGGGCCGACCAGCGCGGTCAGCTCGCCCGGGCGCACGCGGAGTGACAGCTCGTCGATGGCGCGCAGCATGCCCCCGTCCGGCGCCTCGAAGGACCTGTGCAGCCCCGTCGCGACGACCGAGGCCTCGGTCATTGCGCGGCGTCCGTGGCGGGTGCCAGCGGGATGCGCACGGTGACCGGCTGGCCGAGCCGCAGCGTATCTTCGGGATCGGTCACCGTGATCCGCGTCTCGTAGACGAGGCTGGTGCGCAGCTCCTCGGTCTGCACCGGCTTCGGGGTGAACTCGGCCACAGATGAGATGTAGCCGATGGTGCCCGCGACCGGCTGGCCCGGCTGGCTGTCGGTGAAGACCTCTGCCCGCATGCCCGGCGCGATGCGCCCGAGGTCGGGCTCGCCGACGTAGACGCGCACCCATTTCGGATCGGTGACGGCAAGGGCGAAGACCGGCAGCTGCGCGGTGGCCTGATCGCCGGGTTCGAGCAGGCGCGAGCGCACCACCGAGGCGATGGGCGCGCGCAACGTGCCGAGGTCGATCTGGTGGCGCAGCAGCGCGAGGTTGGCCTGCGCGGCGGCAAGCTCGGCCTCGGCGGCGGCGATGTCCTCCTTGCGCGCCCCGGCCTCGGCCAGCTCGAGCGCGGCGCGCACCTCGACGACCTTGGCATTGGCGGCATCGGCCTCGCTCTGCGCGTGATCGACGCTCTGACCGCTGATCGCGGCGCTCGAGGAGGATTGCAGGCGCTGCGCGCGGGTGAGGTCCTGCGCGGCGCGGTCGGCGGTGGCCTCGGCCGATGTGAGCTGGGCGCGGACCTGCGCGATCTCCTCGGGACGAGCGCCGTTCTGCAGCCGCAGGAGGCTCTGTCGCGCGGCCTCGACCTGCGCGGCCGCCTGCTCGGCCTGCAGCTCGAGCGTGCGCGTGTCGAGAACGGCGATCACCTGTCCCTCGGCGACCCGGTCACCTTCCTCGGCGAGCATCTGCCGGATCCGGCCGCTGCCGTCGAAGGCGAGCGCGACCTGCCGGATGTCGACGTTGCCATGCAGCTCGATCAGGTTGGGATCGCCCGGGCTGCGGTTGAAATGGGCCCAGGCGCCGCCGAGAAGGGCGGCGAGCACGAGCAGGATCGGTAGGGCCTTCTTCATGTCGGAGGGTCTCCGGGGCGAGATTGCGACTCGGCGGCGTTCGGCGTAGATTAAATGTGATTTAGACTATTTCCGCAACCCGGGACGCGCAGCCAGATGACCAGCCAAGACGCGAGGACCGCAGCGATGCGCCGCCATGACAGGGGCCGGGCAGGGCGCCCGAGACTGGATGGCGCGGGGGCGAAAGCATGACCGGCGCGCGCCGCCCGATGCGCACGGATGGCGAGGCCACCCGCGCGCGCATCCTTGAAGCCGCGGGCGAGCTCTTTGCAGAGGGCGGCTTCGCCGAGACCACGAACAAGGCGATCGCCTCGCGCGCCGATGTCGATCACGCGTCGATCAACTACCATTTCGGCAGCCGGTCCGGGCTCTACCGCGAGGTCCTCGTCGAGGCGCACCGCCGGATGATCAGCGTCGAGGACCTGACCGCCATCGCCGAGGCGGACGTGCCGCCGGAGGAGAAGCTGCGCGGCTTCATCGCGCGGATCGTCGCGGCGGTGCTGGACGGGCAGGGCTGGCACGGCAAGGTGCTGAGCCGCGAGATCCTGTCGCCCTCGTCGCACCTCGACGTGCTGCCGCTTTCGGAGATCGGCGCGAAGATGAGAATCGTCCTGCGAATCCTGTCGGGACTCACCGGGCTGCCGCCGGACGATCCGGCACTGCGCCGCAGCCTGTTCAGCGTGCTCGGCCCCTGCGCGATGCTGCTGGTCGCGGCGCCGCGCATCTCGCCGCTGGCGGACGACGTGCTGACCACGCCGCGCGAGGTGCTGGTGGATCACCTGTGCAGCTTCGCTCTCGGGGGGCTGGCGGCCATCTCCGCAAGGGGTGCACGGGAGTGACGCCGGCGCGGCAGCGGGCTGCCAATGGGGGTTGGGAGATGTATTTTCAACCGGAATGCTGCGCTGCGGCAAGAGATTTTTGAAAAAATCTCTGGACAGTTGCAAATGCATCATGTGTGGTGGGTTCAGGAATTGTGGTCGGTCCGCCGAGTGCCTAGCACGGCGGACCGACCAGCAAGATGGCGCTTTGGGAGGGGTAGCCATCTTCAGTGATCCGGTCGCCCCTTGGGAGGATTTGGGGCGGCCGGATACCATCCACACTAGATATGCCCTGATAGCGCGCAACAACTGCGAAACGAATTTCGCGGATTTGCGACTTTTGTCGCAGGTGGGGACGGAGCGTTTGCTCAATTCTTGGGCACTTGTTCCGGTGTTCGGCATTTCGGGAAGACCCGAAACAGCCCCGCGAGCTCACCGAAACTGCAATGCCCGGGCCGTCCGGCAATGGGATTTGTGTAGTGACACGCCGAAAGCGCCGGGTGCCACTGCTTGCCTCGCACCCTCGCGGCCCATGTTTCCAAGGCGTTTGCGCGCCAGATCGCCCGCCTTCGACCCCTGCGAAGGTGCGCCATGCGCTGAGGGCAAGACAGGTCTGCAATCCTGACCATTGTTGCGGCCAGCGGCAGACCCTATTCTAACCTCACGACGCAGCGATGCGTCAGCGGGTTTCCTGGAACTCTCTCCTCCTCCCTGAGTTCCGGAAATTGGCGGCGGCCCTTCTCCTCCTCCCTAGGGTCGCCGCACCTCCCGCCTTCTCACCCCCACATCGTCAGAGCCCGCGCACCAGCCGCAGCGCGTCGTAGATCGCCGCATGGGTGTTGCGCGCCGCGACCGCGTCTCCGATTCGGAACAGCCGGAACGCGGCGTCGGGCTGGCGTTCGACCGCCTGCGTGCCGCCCGTGGTCAGCGCCTCGTAATCGACCTCGCCAAGGTTGCGCGACAGCGGCTTGAGCTCGAAGTAGAGCTCGTCGAGCGGGCGGGTGCCGTGGTTCACCACGACCTGGTCGACCAGCCGCTCGCGCGTCACGTCGCCGTAGTCCGAGCCGAGCACGGCGCGCAGCTGGTTGCCCTCGCGGGTCACCGATTTCAGCCGCCAGGTGACGGTGAAGGTG
The window above is part of the Salipiger sp. H15 genome. Proteins encoded here:
- a CDS encoding LysR family transcriptional regulator, with amino-acid sequence MDRLTEMEAFATVVDQGGFTDAAKKMGISKSAVSKHVSSLEARLGARLLNRTTRRVSPTEIGLAYYDRARRVLNDAGEADALVTSMQSAPSGLLRISVATDFGVNHLSPVLGEFLSEFPDITVNMVLNNRYVELISEGFDMAVRIGELEDSTLRARKLTDTTKRMIASPSYFQRFGRPQRIDDLNEHKLLHYSNQSSGNVWKVTAPSGEKRQVRTAGWLSVNDGQSLLNACIAGLGIAYLPSYLYADAMKQGLVEDAIPDLPVETQGIYAVYPPGRFTQPKVRAFIDFLVHAFAEKGPHDW
- a CDS encoding TetR/AcrR family transcriptional regulator: MDSKTPRHRNREEKSAATRARLTAAARKLFDEEGYHNVSVTEIARLAGVTHAMINVYFHSKAGLLYALIHENNASQIDALSGSVPLHASFDEKLRHIVTIYVQGDLEDPRLLAVMQAYFWQWPAETEFENRLQLRQALSPLLQAMRDSRRFAHRSGEELEEALAAFYAIYTHGLRPAIYDEASVQHCIELILRRSSILFAGLANTQDAWRDHARDEASL
- a CDS encoding LysR family transcriptional regulator, giving the protein MDKFAELRAFTHVMDHGGFTAAAEALGMSKAAVSKNVAALERRLGLKLFERTTRQVRPTTEGNHYYRWTRQLLAEADWADTCARALAEPQEAALRVAAPSELVEHMLLPRLGRFLASHPDSSVVFEAPGSEGCDLTLSAETGEDMDGRPIAVSTHVVVASSLYLATQGRPESASDLASHRLLHLPSEQEGVIWTLTDRRGAVTPVTAERRIEMADPRSVLEACLAGLGIACLPDFVVGRDLSVGRLTRVLPEYDSARRVILSRTETGGPARELAMKFESYLDSTLRDQGAALAGRAGDLAP
- a CDS encoding OmpA family protein, producing MTSTTRRRAERLLSGLAAALLAAVPAQAFDLALPGTARLAEEYITDPGSYAVPIAPWNEMEGLLTRTVEGHIQRQAWRIDATGMTVLQIMDPLRAQLEEAGWTVLLDCSARDCGGFDFRFAAEVMRGPAMYVDISAFRFLSARSPEGDFLTLLVSRSAATGYVQVIRTSPGIPAEQAPAPGTAPADGSAPATVTATPTADIVRRLEAEGHAVLKDLAFASGADELAPGDVASLDELAAYLAADPARRVLFVGHTDATGSAAANVEISRRRARAALSYLERKGVPGSQMEADGAGYLAPVASNLSVEGREENRRVEVVLLPAVE
- a CDS encoding peroxidase-related enzyme (This protein belongs to a clade of uncharacterized proteins related to peroxidases such as the alkylhydroperoxidase AhpD.) translates to MTKDLPTALDLPMVDPLPERTQKYFDICEDRLGMVPNVLKAHAFDIAKLDAFTGLYNELMLADSGLTKLEREMIAVVVSSINRCFYCLTAHGAAVRELSGDPKLGEMLVMNWRVADLNHRQRAMLHFTEKMTRSSAEIAEYDREALRDAGFSERDIWDIVNVAAFFNMTNRVASATDMRPNDEYHAQAR
- a CDS encoding GNAT family N-acetyltransferase, translated to MTPDLPRLYATLDNTWPAASTVAAGPWLLREGGGGGKRVSCITAEDGWSPDDLQAAEQAQRMMRQEPLFMIRAGETALDVALESRGYDLIDPVNLWVCKIGKLTETEPHRMSAFALWEPLAVMREIWAAGGIGPARVGVMERAMGPKTSIFGRVSDKPAGAGYCAIHDGIAMVHALEVLEAHRGKGLGRAMMRRAAIWAEGKGAQYMSLACLRDNDPANGLYASLGMTLVGQYHYRIKPGN
- a CDS encoding molybdopterin-binding protein is translated as MANPTAAMLVIGDEILSGRTRDSNMHYLAQALTKQGIDLREARMVSDDQAAIVAAVKALSAGFDHVFTSGGIGPTHDDITADAVAAAFGASIGVRQDAYDLLAAHYQRQGAEFNEARQRMARIPEGAALIDNPVSIAPGFTIGNVHVMAGVPSVFEAMVASVLPTLTGGAPLLSQSLRIQRGEGEIAGPLAALAAEFSDLSIGSYPFQKDGIYGANIVIRGAEGARVDAAMTRLAALFPER